AAAAATATAAAGATAAAATGTCTAAACTTAGTATAAGAGAAGGTAGTAAATATATTTAATGTAATCTTGAAATTTGCAAATTTCTAAAATAAATGGTATAATTAGT
This portion of the Oceanivirga salmonicida genome encodes:
- a CDS encoding DNA alkylation repair protein, with the protein product MNLECVRNFIEKYKDKMSKLSIREGSKYI